From one Leptospira paudalimensis genomic stretch:
- a CDS encoding lysoplasmalogenase family protein gives MVYYFILTAIPFAIVSAFCIHWITLSEESNPEKRLEISRGVYLGFSFQVIVFAWLLFQLGHSRFAFPVIAIAFSMLGDWFNLQFPLAKKYMKDPVLGGIFSFAIAQVFFILAIRQLITWEELYSNTRPFIISLLFIILPAVIFYFRVYNPNRSKWVMASAFIYGIILCFFVSLCINAYLLYGGVWIYLGIGAGFFLLSDAVMGETTINGTRHPKWEFQVPWITYLIAQCFLLVGFFLVSHTRMLAH, from the coding sequence ATGGTATATTACTTCATCCTCACAGCCATTCCTTTTGCCATCGTTTCCGCTTTTTGTATCCATTGGATCACCCTTAGCGAAGAATCAAACCCAGAAAAACGTTTAGAGATTTCCCGAGGGGTTTATTTAGGATTCTCTTTCCAAGTGATTGTTTTTGCTTGGTTATTATTCCAATTGGGTCACTCACGATTTGCCTTTCCAGTCATTGCAATCGCCTTTTCTATGCTAGGTGACTGGTTCAATTTGCAATTTCCTTTGGCTAAAAAATATATGAAAGATCCCGTTTTAGGTGGCATCTTTAGTTTTGCCATTGCTCAAGTCTTTTTTATATTGGCCATTCGCCAATTGATCACATGGGAAGAATTGTATTCTAATACGAGACCTTTTATCATTAGTTTACTTTTTATAATTTTACCTGCTGTGATTTTTTATTTTAGAGTTTACAATCCAAATCGCTCTAAATGGGTGATGGCCTCTGCATTTATCTATGGAATTATTTTGTGTTTTTTTGTATCCTTATGCATTAACGCCTATTTATTGTATGGTGGTGTTTGGATTTATTTGGGAATTGGAGCTGGCTTTTTCCTTCTCTCGGATGCTGTAATGGGCGAAACAACAATCAATGGCACAAGGCATCCAAAATGGGAGTTTCAAGTTCCATGGATTACCTATCTCATTGCTCAGTGTTTTTTACTCGTTGGGTTTTTTCTTGTTTCCCATACGAGAATGCTAGCCCATTAA
- a CDS encoding bifunctional helix-turn-helix domain-containing protein/methylated-DNA--[protein]-cysteine S-methyltransferase — MESQGKHYQLIQNVIEYLIQNFESQPSLDSLAQFAKLSPSHFQKLFLEYVGVSPKQFLSSVTLTHAKRLIQKNSILDTTYRLGLSSTGRLHDLFIKLEGMTPGEYKSFGEGVHLYYEFFPTILGEMVVVSSEKSIQNLQFLQQGSDKEECLSAIKVSFPNARWKEEKREIHNPVKDFLQTIRVPKSPIHLSVLGTPFQIKVWQSLLSIPSGDTSTYGEIAESIGQKNAHRAVGTAIGKNPIAVLIPCHRVIQSSGLFGGYRWDPKRKQTLLMWENATHSLTMDSELTF, encoded by the coding sequence GTGGAATCGCAAGGAAAACATTACCAACTCATTCAAAACGTAATTGAATATTTGATTCAAAATTTTGAATCCCAACCCAGTTTAGATTCATTGGCTCAATTTGCCAAATTAAGTCCTTCTCATTTCCAAAAACTGTTTTTAGAGTATGTGGGAGTCTCTCCAAAACAATTTTTATCTTCAGTAACTTTAACGCACGCTAAGCGACTCATACAAAAAAATTCAATATTAGACACAACCTATCGTTTGGGATTATCCAGCACGGGCAGATTACACGATTTATTTATCAAATTAGAAGGGATGACTCCTGGTGAATATAAATCGTTTGGAGAAGGGGTACATTTATACTATGAGTTTTTCCCTACCATTTTAGGGGAAATGGTTGTTGTCTCCTCTGAGAAATCGATTCAGAATTTACAATTTTTACAACAGGGAAGTGACAAAGAGGAATGTTTATCAGCTATCAAAGTGAGTTTCCCAAATGCAAGATGGAAAGAAGAGAAAAGAGAAATACACAATCCAGTGAAAGATTTTTTACAAACCATTCGGGTACCGAAATCTCCCATCCATCTCTCCGTGTTAGGGACACCCTTCCAAATAAAGGTATGGCAATCACTTCTATCGATCCCTTCTGGAGATACTTCCACTTATGGAGAAATTGCTGAATCCATTGGCCAAAAAAATGCACATCGTGCAGTGGGTACCGCCATTGGGAAAAATCCAATCGCAGTACTCATCCCATGCCACCGAGTCATTCAATCTTCTGGTTTATTTGGCGGTTACCGGTGGGATCCCAAACGCAAACAAACATTACTTATGTGGGAAAATGCAACCCACTCTCTTACAATGGATTCAGAACTCACTTTTTAA
- a CDS encoding choice-of-anchor D domain-containing protein has product MQKKYILIPLFSIFTFISCPGAGGGGGGAAFALLGLGGGGTDVGAPKLEVTYSGVVRESGASIDLGTEPINTTNGKLATLTIQNKGTTSLTLPGSPIVNMTESELNQFQLTQPNQTTLAPNASVTFTLRFKPTSTGLKTAVVKLSTSDPALSAFQLTFTGTGGAAAARLALSQGATEIVSNGSFSMGSVEEQSSGTPIQFTISNTGSLSSTLGTPVVESSNAQFTVSAVSVANGSTLAKDGTFTFNVTFSPANTTPTSKSATITVNATPSNFIFTVNGTATVKPVPTIAISHNSSSYTTGGTLPTFGILWPGLSSSAKTVTITNNGTATLTGLAVNEFSGNTDQFVTSAAGTTSLTPGQSTTFTVTFSPSASGSKTAVVRVTSTNGNNGSSSSSDITVEGTGKSNAGISVSWTALKEKAVNDTDGGYKVCYSKTSGFNPADVNGTTIFCDTVPNAGGSTPFTKIITVNTYGTWYIKVFAFGKYNTTGGTPSTQTSVNVPST; this is encoded by the coding sequence ATGCAAAAAAAGTACATTCTAATTCCCTTATTCTCTATCTTCACATTTATATCTTGCCCAGGAGCAGGGGGGGGCGGTGGTGGAGCCGCATTTGCACTCCTAGGACTTGGTGGTGGGGGAACGGACGTAGGTGCACCAAAGTTAGAAGTTACCTATTCAGGTGTTGTCAGAGAAAGTGGAGCAAGTATTGATCTCGGTACTGAACCCATCAATACTACGAATGGAAAATTGGCGACACTCACCATCCAAAACAAAGGGACCACATCCCTGACTTTACCAGGATCGCCTATAGTTAATATGACTGAATCCGAACTCAATCAATTTCAATTGACGCAACCGAACCAAACAACTTTAGCTCCCAATGCGTCCGTAACCTTTACTTTGCGATTCAAACCAACTTCAACCGGTCTTAAGACAGCCGTCGTAAAGTTATCCACTTCAGATCCAGCACTTTCTGCTTTCCAACTCACATTCACGGGGACAGGAGGAGCTGCTGCAGCACGGCTGGCACTCTCTCAAGGAGCAACTGAGATTGTCAGCAATGGAAGTTTTAGTATGGGGAGTGTGGAAGAACAGTCTTCAGGAACACCAATCCAATTCACAATCAGTAACACGGGGAGTCTATCCTCCACTTTAGGAACTCCCGTTGTGGAAAGTTCCAATGCACAGTTTACAGTTTCTGCAGTTTCTGTTGCGAATGGATCAACGTTAGCAAAAGACGGAACATTTACATTTAATGTAACGTTTTCGCCAGCGAATACAACTCCAACGTCAAAATCAGCTACGATTACGGTGAACGCAACTCCTTCCAATTTTATATTTACGGTGAACGGAACGGCAACAGTAAAACCAGTTCCAACCATTGCAATTTCACATAACTCTAGTTCTTACACTACTGGTGGGACACTTCCAACGTTTGGAATTTTATGGCCAGGTTTATCTTCGTCGGCAAAAACGGTTACGATCACTAACAATGGAACCGCAACACTCACAGGACTTGCAGTAAATGAATTCAGCGGGAATACTGATCAATTCGTAACTAGTGCTGCAGGTACAACTTCACTAACTCCTGGACAAAGCACTACATTTACAGTAACATTTTCCCCTTCAGCTAGTGGATCAAAAACAGCAGTCGTAAGAGTCACTAGTACGAATGGAAACAATGGTTCTTCCTCATCATCTGATATCACAGTAGAAGGGACTGGAAAATCAAATGCTGGCATTTCAGTTTCATGGACAGCCTTAAAAGAAAAAGCTGTGAATGATACAGATGGTGGTTATAAGGTTTGTTATAGTAAAACAAGTGGATTTAATCCTGCGGATGTAAATGGAACTACTATATTTTGCGACACAGTCCCAAATGCTGGTGGATCAACACCTTTTACCAAAATCATCACAGTGAATACCTATGGGACATGGTAT
- the hrpB gene encoding ATP-dependent helicase HrpB, translated as MNPNTETFPVLSALQKIVASIQKNPVTILDAPPGSGKTTALPLELLKFNLTAGKKICILEPRRIAAKNAAKRICQTIGEPVGETVGYRVRFDSKINRDTKIEFVTDGMLTNYLLSDPELSDYGLLIFDEFHERRLESDFCFALARKTQEIFRSDLKILIMSATLEGQNFVNLGITNPPIEVSTVTHPLEIFYMGQSQKNLLQRIIDLIPKAVEQTTGDILVFLSGKKEILDLKFQLELNQTIKENSIVLPLFGDMNLSDQENIFLPDSRGKKKIILSTNIAESSVTIPGVRVVFDSGYFKHSIFDPESGITHLVRDRISLSSAKQRAGRASREGKGFVYKLWSKEEETNFFDRTKPEILEGDLDRLVLEIKSFGEEINSLPFLDPPNKGSLLLSMARLKLLGCLDKNNQLTDLGKETLLYPLPIRLGCVISRLPKENETIIADIVSILGKESTGTETKEFPNSISQNSFSQELKLVYDQILSIFKGKNAYPQKNKNELRDYYFCKGFPDRIGKRKEKEGKEYKLSNGKIGTFNSNLLQLSEFILALDTISFGSTLYITQYLPISLELIDETLNEHIEIVQSPEIRTNQRNESFLIVKEERKIGDLILDSKELTKPNPSAIQNALLEYLSHMDWEYEWNKREELFNYFNRVQFLVKNDVLGVNVSLDHLKSSVKDWLFPFLNFETQKFSLTNLPFLEAFKSYVGYENQSIIQKEAPTSIQVPSGSTLPIQYHGNEPELHVKLQELFGLKSLPNLANGKVKILVHLLSPARRPVQITKDLESFWNNGYHEVKKELKGRYPKHPWPDKPWEAIPTKHLNHNKRS; from the coding sequence GTGAATCCCAACACTGAAACATTTCCTGTATTATCCGCCTTACAAAAGATAGTTGCATCTATCCAAAAAAATCCTGTCACAATTTTGGATGCACCACCTGGTTCTGGTAAAACAACTGCCTTACCTTTGGAACTTTTAAAATTCAATTTAACTGCAGGCAAAAAAATTTGTATCCTTGAACCAAGACGGATTGCAGCAAAAAATGCAGCAAAACGGATTTGCCAAACCATTGGAGAACCAGTGGGAGAAACTGTTGGGTACCGTGTCCGTTTTGATTCTAAAATCAATCGAGATACAAAAATCGAATTTGTTACTGATGGGATGTTAACAAATTATCTACTGTCTGATCCTGAACTTTCAGACTATGGTTTACTTATCTTTGATGAATTCCATGAAAGAAGATTAGAATCGGATTTTTGTTTTGCATTGGCTAGAAAAACCCAAGAAATCTTTCGTAGTGATTTAAAAATTCTCATCATGTCTGCTACTTTAGAAGGACAAAACTTTGTTAACTTGGGAATCACAAATCCCCCAATTGAAGTTTCAACCGTGACACATCCATTAGAAATTTTCTATATGGGGCAATCTCAAAAAAATCTTCTACAACGAATCATCGACCTAATACCCAAGGCAGTCGAACAGACAACAGGTGATATTTTGGTTTTTTTATCGGGGAAAAAAGAAATTTTAGATTTAAAATTCCAACTTGAATTAAACCAGACTATCAAAGAGAATTCTATCGTTCTTCCTTTGTTTGGCGATATGAATTTATCTGACCAAGAAAATATCTTTTTACCAGACTCTCGAGGCAAAAAGAAAATCATCTTATCCACAAATATTGCAGAATCATCTGTAACAATTCCTGGTGTGCGAGTTGTTTTTGATTCTGGTTATTTTAAACATTCTATTTTTGATCCAGAATCCGGAATCACACATTTGGTCCGAGACCGAATTAGTCTTAGTAGTGCAAAACAAAGAGCAGGACGTGCATCACGGGAAGGGAAAGGATTCGTTTATAAACTTTGGTCCAAAGAAGAAGAAACAAATTTTTTTGATCGTACAAAACCAGAAATCCTCGAAGGTGATTTAGACCGTTTGGTTTTGGAAATCAAATCATTTGGTGAAGAGATAAATTCTCTTCCCTTCCTTGATCCACCAAACAAAGGTTCACTGTTACTTTCCATGGCACGTTTAAAATTATTAGGTTGTTTAGATAAAAATAACCAACTAACCGATTTAGGGAAAGAAACATTATTGTACCCTCTTCCCATTCGATTGGGATGTGTGATCTCAAGGTTACCAAAAGAAAACGAAACAATCATTGCAGATATTGTTTCCATTCTTGGAAAAGAATCCACCGGTACAGAAACAAAGGAATTTCCAAATTCCATTTCACAAAATTCATTCTCACAAGAATTGAAACTCGTATATGATCAAATTTTAAGCATTTTTAAAGGGAAAAATGCATATCCTCAAAAAAACAAAAATGAACTTAGGGATTATTATTTTTGCAAAGGATTCCCAGATCGGATTGGGAAACGAAAAGAAAAAGAGGGAAAAGAATACAAACTCTCCAATGGAAAAATTGGTACGTTTAATTCAAACTTACTCCAATTATCCGAATTCATACTTGCACTCGATACAATTTCGTTTGGATCCACTTTGTACATCACACAATACCTCCCCATTTCCCTTGAACTGATCGATGAAACTCTAAACGAACATATTGAAATCGTACAAAGCCCTGAAATCAGAACAAACCAACGGAATGAATCTTTTTTAATCGTCAAAGAAGAGAGAAAAATTGGGGATCTGATTTTGGATTCGAAAGAACTGACAAAACCAAATCCTTCAGCCATTCAAAATGCACTCTTAGAATACTTATCTCATATGGATTGGGAGTATGAATGGAATAAAAGAGAAGAACTTTTCAATTATTTCAATCGAGTCCAGTTTTTGGTCAAAAATGATGTGTTAGGTGTCAATGTATCCTTAGACCATTTGAAATCATCGGTAAAGGATTGGTTGTTTCCATTTCTAAATTTTGAAACACAAAAGTTTTCTTTAACGAATCTTCCATTCTTAGAAGCATTTAAATCATATGTAGGATATGAAAACCAATCGATCATCCAGAAAGAAGCACCAACATCAATCCAAGTTCCTTCTGGTTCTACTCTTCCCATACAATACCATGGCAATGAACCTGAATTACATGTCAAATTACAAGAGTTATTTGGACTGAAATCCTTACCAAATTTGGCGAATGGGAAAGTTAAAATCTTAGTCCATTTGTTGTCACCTGCAAGAAGGCCAGTCCAAATTACAAAAGACTTAGAAAGTTTTTGGAATAATGGTTACCATGAAGTAAAAAAAGAGTTAAAAGGACGTTACCCAAAACACCCTTGGCCTGACAAACCTTGGGAAGCCATTCCCACAAAACATTTAAATCACAACAAACGTTCGTAA